One Acidobacteriota bacterium genomic window carries:
- a CDS encoding AAA family ATPase produces MLTKLTVRNFKRFGEVEIELGSPVVFIGPNNSGKTSAMQALALWDIGLKRWNEKRSGRTTPEKRPGVTVNRRDLVAIPIPDANLLWRSMHVRDVRKVDGRQTTSNIRIDLVVEGVTNDKVWTCGLEFDYANEESFYCRLLRRSEGKAPDRLPVPDEAGTVEIAFLPPMSGLAATETRLDQGAVNVRIGEGRTAEVLRNLCFQIHEGQPERWNELVEQVQNLFGSELDPPRYVAERGEIAMTYRERGVRLDLSSSGSGLQQTLLLLAYLYANPGAVLLLDEPDAHLEILRQRQIYRLLTDVAARSGGQVIAASHSEVLLNEAAERDVVVAFVGAPHRVDDRGSQLLKALRDIGFDQYYQAEQTGWVLYLEGSTDLSFLQAFAERLGHGRAVEELERPFVHYVGNRPAAVQNHYHGLREALSGLRGVALFDRRDAEPRDMAPVECLMWRRREIENYVCTRATLEAYATASAPEDANGPLFTAAEAGRRLEAMRAAIDEIESALKALGKGSPWSADIKASDDFLTPLFKAYFERLRLPNLMAKKNFHELVRHVPESEVDTEIREKLDAIVQVAESADAVPV; encoded by the coding sequence AAGACGTCGGCGATGCAGGCGCTGGCCTTATGGGACATTGGCCTGAAGCGCTGGAACGAGAAGCGTTCGGGAAGAACCACTCCGGAGAAGCGTCCCGGTGTCACCGTGAACCGCCGGGATCTCGTGGCGATTCCGATCCCGGACGCGAATCTGTTGTGGCGCTCAATGCACGTGCGCGACGTTCGAAAGGTCGATGGCCGGCAGACCACAAGCAACATCCGCATCGATCTAGTCGTCGAGGGCGTCACGAACGACAAGGTGTGGACCTGCGGGCTCGAATTCGACTACGCGAATGAGGAGTCCTTCTACTGTCGGCTCCTTCGCCGCTCGGAGGGCAAGGCGCCTGATCGCTTGCCGGTACCCGACGAAGCGGGAACGGTGGAGATCGCGTTTCTGCCACCGATGTCTGGGCTGGCCGCCACCGAGACAAGACTGGATCAGGGCGCGGTGAACGTGCGGATTGGCGAGGGTCGCACTGCCGAGGTCCTGCGCAATCTCTGCTTCCAGATCCACGAAGGGCAGCCGGAACGCTGGAATGAACTGGTGGAGCAGGTCCAGAATCTGTTCGGGTCCGAGCTCGATCCGCCTCGCTACGTCGCAGAACGGGGCGAGATCGCGATGACCTACCGCGAACGGGGTGTCCGGCTCGACCTGTCTTCATCCGGCAGCGGCCTGCAGCAGACGCTCCTCCTGCTGGCCTATCTGTATGCGAATCCCGGCGCGGTCCTGCTGCTCGACGAGCCCGATGCGCACTTGGAGATTCTCCGGCAGCGGCAGATCTACCGACTGCTCACCGACGTTGCGGCCCGGAGCGGGGGTCAGGTAATTGCCGCCAGTCACTCGGAAGTCTTGCTCAACGAAGCCGCCGAACGGGATGTCGTCGTAGCCTTCGTGGGCGCTCCACACCGCGTCGACGATCGGGGCAGCCAGCTCCTTAAAGCGCTTCGCGACATCGGATTCGATCAGTACTACCAAGCCGAGCAGACCGGCTGGGTGCTTTATCTTGAGGGTTCTACGGACCTTTCGTTTCTGCAGGCCTTTGCAGAGAGACTCGGGCATGGGCGTGCAGTGGAAGAGTTGGAGCGGCCCTTCGTGCACTACGTGGGGAACCGACCCGCCGCCGTACAGAACCACTATCACGGCCTGCGCGAGGCGCTCTCGGGACTGCGCGGCGTAGCTCTCTTCGATCGACGCGACGCCGAACCGCGAGACATGGCTCCTGTCGAGTGTCTGATGTGGAGACGCCGGGAAATCGAGAACTATGTCTGCACGCGAGCGACACTGGAAGCGTACGCGACGGCCTCGGCGCCGGAGGATGCAAACGGTCCCCTCTTCACCGCAGCAGAAGCCGGCCGACGGCTGGAGGCGATGCGAGCCGCCATTGACGAGATCGAATCGGCGTTGAAGGCCTTGGGTAAGGGTTCACCCTGGAGTGCGGACATCAAAGCGAGCGACGATTTCCTGACACCGCTCTTCAAGGCCTATTTCGAGCGGCTCCGCCTGCCGAATCTGATGGCCAAGAAGAACTTCCACGAACTTGTCCGGCATGTTCCAGAGAGTGAAGTCGACACCGAAATCCGCGAGAAGCTCGATGCGATTGTGCAGGTGGCAGAAAGCGCCGATGCTGTGCCGGTCTAG